A segment of the candidate division KSB1 bacterium genome:
AACACCGCTTCGGTATTTCCAACCGGCTCAGCTACCATCAAGTAGACCTAAAAAAGCCGCCTTGTTGTGCCGTGCCAATGAGGCGGCAATTATTTTATAAGTCTATGGATTTTTTGTTGAATATCTTTATATAGGATGCTATTTTAGCAAATTAATTTTCATATAAAAGGAAGTTTAAATGATGAAAATCGGAATTGGGAATTTAATTGTTTTGGTTTTTGCTCTAAGCTGCGTTGGCACAGATTTCATCACTGACCCTCCTGATGAAATGACCAGTATGGAAGTAACAGGTGATAGCCGCACCGGGATGTTTGTGCAAAAACCCGGATCCTCTTATAATGTGAGAGGTACAGCAACGCTCGAAAAGCAAGGAAACGGTAACTTGATGCTGAATTTTGGTAGTGATTTTTCATCTAGCAATGGCCCGGGGCTGGCAGTGTTCTTGTCTACCACAAGTGGGAGAAACTCAGGCAGCTTAAACCTTGGGAATTTACAGCGTACTTCGGGGAATCAGGATTACTCTGTATCGGGAAATGTTGAACTTGGCGATTTTGATTGGGTTATCATCCATTGTGTGCCATTTAATATCACGTTCGGCTTTGCTGAATTAAAATAAGTGAATAGGAGTTTCCCGTGAAAAAATGTATAGTTTATTTTTGTTTACTATTTTTATTTCTGTCCTCGGCTAATCAAGTGGGCGCAGGTGCATGGACACAAAAGCGCGGCAAGGGATTTTACAAACTATCTTTCAGGCTCATTCGCGCCG
Coding sequences within it:
- a CDS encoding DM13 domain-containing protein → MMKIGIGNLIVLVFALSCVGTDFITDPPDEMTSMEVTGDSRTGMFVQKPGSSYNVRGTATLEKQGNGNLMLNFGSDFSSSNGPGLAVFLSTTSGRNSGSLNLGNLQRTSGNQDYSVSGNVELGDFDWVIIHCVPFNITFGFAELK